ATGATAAAGGTCATGGTCGAGGAAAAGGAGTACTGGGCAAAGGTGTGAGGGAATGGAAAATGAGAAAGAGGAAGGGCTTGAAATCGAGCTCGTAGACTTTCGAACCTTCCTCCACGAATTTTTTAGGGTTCTCTACTACGTTAAAAGCATCCTCCTGGGCCTCTTTATCATGATAGTTGTTTTTGGGGTGGTGCTGGCCTTCCAGGAATCCCTGAGCATCGGCAACGGAATTTATTTCGCATTCATATCCGCCTTCA
This genomic interval from Thermococcus sp. contains the following:
- a CDS encoding potassium channel family protein; its protein translation is MENEKEEGLEIELVDFRTFLHEFFRVLYYVKSILLGLFIMIVVFGVVLAFQESLSIGNGIYFAFISAFTVGYGDITPTTPISKLLCAFVLPILGMIMTGIMVAAAMQAISRLYRERAKKL